The Porites lutea chromosome 11, jaPorLute2.1, whole genome shotgun sequence genome includes a region encoding these proteins:
- the LOC140952011 gene encoding uncharacterized protein, giving the protein MLGSHSILILFLALASALQPQELSIEDIVKELRDLNTKVSNAHSPDLAREDFENSREFPGLKFHTLAESTDVPKEVFENSREFPESNFRSPEKDVLKEFLDKPRNLHEDHLRALEKGSIAYVKVVAMTGNVYGGGQRRRWGNNPELVIVLNNRMKYRAELKYDKYPGLQYKIELNVYRDFTPQLICTQKDIKEVYLEARGTDGWYVASIDTYSMGANKIYTKLTTDPGFSMWVDSNEEYRYPYNAKKHLLTNAVAGSCITYIRVDAMTGDKWGASFSNEYGKNHLIVVFLSNNKKCQAELEGPMKRDQSYVQELHFRSRFKTTQCVSLPDIKEIHLQTQYGGDDGWYIASIRTSAKTGDKQYENLTSDPHLNKWLDANEEYKYPYNAKDIKLTWVVQETLNCEYGNPTCECSSNAEVCRFNLEIDEIRTFTSYQKLSVDEPTGIAMRGSQGVIYYFGDDGTPMPLQTSRTCSTQDSTKCTNPQFVDGKTYRLAIAVNGQIPGPTLIVNEGQTVVVHVHNNLTTEGISIHWHGMHQRGTPWMDGVGQVTQCQIGPSSSFSYMYIARPSGTFWYHSHSGAQRTDGFFGALIVKEIPERMETIKAELQEHGAFEDLPEKHTLTLLDWQHESSLDLFTQIHAGLGFYPDKSLGEVPTPDDQRYESTRSFEEGEVGPVPYFSGIINGKGRHVDVPYVKTRLSIFTVEAKKTYRFRLIGAQGLYAYRFSIDGHKLTVVGTDGYWIRPVENVDYIIIHSGERYDFLLSTRDTFGLKDYWMRAETLEIDRSGAGPPFRSLGHVAEAILHYKQNGDSDDPDDNVPSTKYQEIKEKSPPIQCTKNEPCKAVNCPFKNFHPLYYIICTNVQSLRLLEPTPPDELPNAKPRGPMDCKGCRHFINFNFEGDSQTSAVNGRNFILPSFPPQTQNEEFLKKDTKCDVKADCNPSTPECSCVHVIDIPHRETIQMVFSAIGAYHNAHPIHLHGHTFHVVHVGYPEYNKTNGFIENHNSDIYCDDIHCTKEGCDKRRCTRPRWKIEPMHFPIDSHTIRKDTVMLPAGGYVVINFLSDNPGYWFLHCHIEVHQLEGMAIIVNETSPDPLRPPKGIGKCGDFEISVNKFRSHSSNVIN; this is encoded by the exons AACTGAGGGACTTAAATACAAAGGTCAGCAATGCTCATTCACCAG ACTTAGCCAGAGAGGATTTTGAGAATTCAAGGGAATTTCCTGGATTGAAATTCCATACTCTTGCTGAAAGTACCG ACGTACCCAAAGAGGTTTTCGAGAATTCAAGGGAATTTCCCGAAAGCAATTTCCGGTCTCCTGAAAAAG atgtGCTGAAAGAATTTTTAGACAAACCAAGGAACCTTCATGAAGATCATTTAAGGGCTCTTGAGAAAG GATCCATTGCTTATGTAAAGGTTGTAGCAATGACGGGCAACGTGTACGGAGGAGGTCAACGGCGTCGCTGGGGTAATAATCCAGAACTGGTGATCGTCCTGAACAATCGCATGAAGTATCGAGCAGAATTGAAATATGACAAGTATCCAGGTTTGCAATACAAAATAGAATTGAATGTCTACCGTGATTTTACACCGCAACTCATCTGCACTCAAAAGGACATCAAGGAAGTTTATCTCGAGGCTCGAGGTACTGATGGATGGTACGTAGCATCGATCGACACCTACAGCATGGGAGCGAATAAAATATACACTAAACTGACCACAGATCCAGGCTTCAGTATGTGGGTGGACAGCAATGAAGAATATCGTTACCCATACAATGCCAAAAAGCACCTCCTTACCAATGCTGTCGCAGGATCATGTATCACATATATACGTGTAGATGCAATGACGGGAGACAAGTGGGGAGCTAGTTTCTCTAACGAGTATGGAAAGAATCACTTGATAGTTGTCTTTCtatcaaataataaaaaatgtcagGCAGAACTTGAAGGACCTATGAAACGAGACCAATCTTATGTGCAAGAGTTACACTTTAGAAGCCGGTTTAAAACTACACAGTGCGTGTCTCTACCTGACATTAAGGAAATTCACCTACAAACTCAATATGGAGGAGATGACGGTTGGTACATAGCATCCATTCGCACTTCTGCTAAGACTGGTGATAAGCAGTACGAGAATCTGACAAGTGATCCACACCTCAACAAGTGGCTTGATGCTAATGAAGAGTACAAATATCCTTACAATGCGAAAGACATCAAACTAACATGGGTAGTTCAAGAAACCCTTAATTGTGAATATGGCAATCCAACTTGTGAATGCAGTTCAAATGCAGAGGTTTGCAGATTTAACCTTGAAATTGATGAAATTCGAACCTTCACCAGCTATCAAAAGTTATCGGTGGATGAACCAACAGGAATTGCTATGCGAGGATCTCAGGGAGTGATCTATTATTTCGGTGATGATGGGACTCCTATGCCTCTGCAAACTAGTAGAACATGTTCAACACAGGACAGCACCAAATGCACTAATCCCCAGTTTGTAGATGGTAAAACGTATCGTTTGGCGATAGCCGTCAATGGACAGATTCCTGGACCTACCTTGATAGTTAACGAAGGGCAAACTGTTGTAGTTCATGTTCACAACAATCTTACCACTGAGGGTATTTCAATTCACTGGCATGGGATGCACCAGAGAGGAACACCTTGGATGGATGGTGTAGGACAAGTGACCCAATGTCAGATAGGGCCTTCATCAAGCttttcatacatgtacattgctCGTCCTTCTGGGACGTTTTGGTACCATTCTCACAGTGGTGCTCAGAGGACAGATGGGTTCTTTGGTGCACTTATAGTTAAAGAAATACCCGAAAGAATGGAGACAATCAAAGCCGAACTCCAAGAGCATGGTGCATTTGAAGACCTTCCAGAAAAGCACACCTTAACGCTTCTAGACTGGCAACATGAGTCATCCCTGGACCTCTTCACACAGATCCACGCTGGCTTGGGCTTTTATCCAGACAAGTCGCTTGGCGAGGTGCCCACTCCAGATGATCAACGGTACGAATCCACACGTAGTTTTGAAGAAGGAGAGGTTGGGCCTGTCCCGTATTTTTCGGGAATTATAAATGGGAAAGGTAGGCACGTTGATGTTCCATACGTCAAGACAAGACTGAGTATATTTACTGTCGAGGCTAAAAAGACATATCGCTTTCGGCTAATTGGAGCCCAAGGGCTGTATGCTTACCGCTTCTCCATTGATGGCCATAAACTGACTGTGGTGGGTACTGACGGCTATTGGATTCGGCCTGTAGAAAACGTTGATTACATTATCATCCATTCCGGAGAGAGGTATGACTTTCTTCTTAGTACAAGAGATACATTTGGGCTGAAAGACTACTGGATGCGTGCCGAGACTCTGGAGATTGATAGAAGTGGGGCTGGGCCACCCTTCCGGTCACTAGGACACGTGGCAGAGGCTATTTTACACTACAAACAGAATGGGGACTCAGATGATCCGGATGATAATGTACCATCAACAAAATAccaagaaatcaaagaaaagtCTCCTCCTATACAGTGCACCAAGAATGAACCATGCAAAGCAGTCAACTGCCCATTTAAGAACTTTCATCCATTATATTACATTATCTGTACTAATGTTCAAAGCCTACGTTTACTTGAGCCAACTCCACCTGATGAGCTTCCAAATGCAAAGCCTAGAGGCCCAATGGATTGCAAAGGTTGCAGACATTTCATCAACTTCAATTTTGAGGGTGACTCTCAAACTAGTGCAGTCAATGGGCGCAATTTCATTCTCCCCTCCTTTCCTCCCCAAACCCAAAATGAAGAGTTTCTAAAAAAGGACACAAAGTGTGACGTTAAGGCTGACTGCAATCCCTCGACACCCGAGTGTTCATGTGTCCATGTCATAGACATTCCACATCGGGAAACTATTCAAATGGTTTTTTCGGCAATTGGTGCTTACCACAATGCTCATCCCATTCATCTCCATGGCCatacttttcatgttgttcatGTTGGATATCcagaatataacaaaacaaatggtTTCATTGAAAACCACAACAGTGATATATACTGCGATGACATCCACTGTACTAAAGAGGGCTGCGACAAAAGGAGATGTACCAGACCAAGATGGAAAATAGAACCAATGCATTTTCCTATCGATAGCCATACGATCAGGAAGGACACAGTTATGCTCCCTGCTGGGGGGTACGTTGTCATCAATTTCCTATCTGATAATCCCGGCTACTGGTTTCTTCACTGCCACATAGAGGTGCATCAGCTCGAGGGAATGGCAATAATTGTCAATGAGACTTCTCCCGATCCGCTCCGACCACCCAAAGGGATTGGCAAGTGTGGAGACTTTGAGATTAGTGTCAATAAGTTTCGCTCGCACAGTTCCAACGTGATCAATTAA